From the genome of Pseudomonas sihuiensis:
CAGCGATCTGTCACGCGACCTGTACGCCAAACTGAGCCTGATGGCGCCCACCGTGGTACCCGCCGGCAATTCCTTCCAGGACTGGCGCGAGACCTACATGACCTATGCCCAGGCCCTCGGCAAACAGGAAGAAGGCCAGCAACGCCTTGCCGAGATCGAGAAACGCAGCGCCGAACTGCGCCAGCGTCTGCCGCAGGGCCAGGCAGTCAGCGTAGTGCGCTGGAACCCGCAGGGGCCGGTGATCATGTCCAGCCACCTGTTCGTTGGCCAACTGCTGAAAGACCTCGGCCTGCGTGCCAACGAACTGGCCGCAGCCCAGGCGCAGAAGCCGCACAGCGACGTGCTGAGCCTGGAGAACCTGTCACGCATCAACGCCGACTGGATCTTCCTCGCCACGCTCAATCCGGATGGTCGCAAGGCCCTGGAAGACGCGCGCAAGCAGCCTGCCTTCACCCGTCTGTCAGCCGTCGCCGACGGTCATGTGGTGACCGTCGACGGCCAGATCTGGAGCAGCAGCTCCGGCTACCTGGCGGCTCAGCGGGTACTCGATGACGTGGAGAAGGCCCTGCTCGACTGATGCTCGCAGCACGCCTTTCCGTCCCTCAGGCGCTGAGCTATGCGGCTCTGTGCCTGTTGCTTTTGTGCGTCGCCAGCCTGCTGTTGGGCGCGGGTGACATCGGCATCCTGCCCAGCCTGCAAGCCCTGCTCGGTGGCAGCGATGACGATGCCCGTTTCATCGTCTTCGAACTGCGTTGGGTACGTACCGAACTGGCCCTGTTGGTCGGCCTCGCCCTGGGCGCGGCCGGTGTGCTGCTGCAAGCGGTGACGCGCAATCCGCTGGCCGAACCTGGGCTGCTCGGGGTCAGCGCTGGAGCCTCGTTCGCCGTGGTGCTGGCGATCAACCTGGGCGCCTCGGCTGCCAGCATGCATCTGGGCGTCGCCATGCTGGGTGCGCTGGTGGGTTGCGTGCTGGTGCTGCTGGTCACGCGTATGCGTGGCGTCGGTGACGACCCCGTGCGCCTGGTGCTGGCCGGCGCAGCTTTCTCCGGCATACTCGGCGCGCTCAGTAGCCTGCTGTTGTTATGGGATCAGCGCACCGCCGATGAAATGCGCTTCTGGGTCATCGGTGCCCTGGCGGGCCGCCCACTGGACACGCTCGACTGGAGCCTGCCGGGGCTGCTCGGCGGACTGTTGATGGCGCTGCTGGTGGTGCGTCCGCTGGCCGCCCTGGCGCTGGGCGAGCGCGTCGCCAGCGGCCTTGGTCACCATCCGCAATTGACGCGCCTGGGCACCCTGCTGGCCGTGGCGATACTGGTCGGCACTGCCACGGCTGCCGCCGGCCCAATCGCCTTTATCGGCCTGATCGTGCCCTATATCGCTCGCCGCCTGGTGGGCTCCGATATCCGCCGCACCCTGGGCCTGAGCATGCTGCTCGGCCCCTGCGTCCTGCTGCTGGCCGACGTCATCTCGCGCCTGCTGGTGCGCCCCTACGAACTGCCGGTGGGCGTGGTGACTGCCTTCGTCGGCGCGCCGATCCTGATTGCCGTGGTGCGCAACCACCGCCTGCCGACCCTGTGACATGAACATTTCTTCCTCACGCCCCCTGCTCGCCCCGGCCGGCCATTATCTGCTGCGCCTGGGTGGTTACAGCCTGCTGCTGCACCGGCGCAGCATGATCGTCGCATTGTTCCTCAGTCTGCTGCTGGTCGCTGTCGCCACCTGGATACTGGCGGCAGGCGACGACACCCTGACGCCCAGCAAAGCCCTGCAGGCCGCCTTCGGCCAGGGCGAGGCGTTGCAGGTGTTCCTGATTCAGGAGCTGCGCCTGCCGCGGCTGATCGCCGGCCTGCTCAGCGGCGCCGCCCTCGGTGCTGCCGGCTGCCTGCTGCAGACCCTGGCGCGCAACCGCCTGGCTACGCCTGGGGTGATCGGTATCGACAACGGCGCCACCGCCTTCGCCGTCGCCTCCATCGTCGCCGTACCCACCAGCCTGGCGCCGTCGGCCCTGGCGCTGAGTGGCGCCGCCACCGCAGCGGTGCTGACGTTCGCCCTGGCTGCCGGCGGAGGCGCGCGCGGCTATCGCTTCATCGTCGTTGGCATTGCCATCGGCGCGTTGTTCGGGGCGCTGACCAACCTGATGCTGGCACGCAGCGACATGGACGCCGCCAACGCCGCCTACCCCTGGACGGTCGGCAGCCTCAATGCGCGCCCGGCCGACTCGGTGCTGCTGCTCGGCATCGGCCTGGCCGTGGGCCTGCCGCTGGCCAAGCTGCTGGTCAATGCCCTGAGCCTGATGCGCTTTTCCGACAACGTCGCCATCGGCCTCGGTGTGCGCCTGCAACGCATGCGCCTGCTCACCCTGGCGCTGTGCGTCTGGCTCACGGCGCTGGCCGTTGCCGTGGTCGGCCCGGTCGGTCTGATCGCCCTGGCGGCACCGGAAATGGCCCGCCACCTGGGCAACCGACACGGCGTGCCGGTGCTCAACGCGGCGCTGTCCGGCGCGCTGATGATGATCCTCGCCGACTGGCTCGGCCGTACCCTGCTGGCGCCCATCGAAATCCCGGTCGGCATCATCGCCGCCGTGGTCGGCGGCCCCTACCTGCTGTGGATTCTGCTGCGTCAGGCCCCACGGAGTTCGACATGACCCTGCTTTCCTCACTGCTCGGCGACGCGCGCCAGTCCGACGTGCGCCTCGAAGCCCGCAACCTGAGCCTGGGCTACGCCCAGACCCGCATCATCGAAGACCTCAACCTGCTGATGCCCAGTGGCCAGGTCAGCGCCATCGTCGGCCCCAACGGCTGCGGCAAATCCACCCTGCTGGCCGGTCTCGCTCGCCTGCACAAGCCCATCTCCGGCAGCGTACTGCTCGACGGCAAGGCCATTGGCAGCCTGCCGTCGCGTGAAGTGGCGCGCCGGCTCGCCCTGCTGCCCCAGGACGCCTCAGCTCCCGATGGCCTGACGGTCAGCGAACTGATCCGCTTCGGCCGCCAACCGCACCAGAGCCTGCTGCGCCAGTGGAGCGAGGAAGACCAGGCCATCGTCGACGCCGCTCTGGCGGCGGCCGATCTGATCGAATTGGCTGACCGACCACTGGAGTCGATGTCCGGCGGCCAGCGCCAGCGCGCCTGGATCGCCATGGCCATCGCCCAGGCCACGCCTCTGCTGCTACTCGACGAACCCACCTCGGCACTGGATCTGGGCCATCAGATCGAAGTCTTCGAACTGATCCGCCAACTGGCCGCCGCCGGCAAGACCATCGTCATGGTGGTGCACGATCTCTCCAGCGCCTGCCGCTACGCCGACCACCTGATCGCCATGCACCAGGGCCGGATCGTCGCCAGCGGCCGCCCCAACGAGATCGTCACCTCGGCGCTGGTCGAACGCCTGTACGGCGTACGCTGCACGCTGCTGCGCGATCCAATGAGCGGCACGCCGGTGATTGCGGGGGTCAGTAGGCTTCAGCCTTAACCCATGGAAAGCTGGCGGGCCACGAAGCGCTTGCCCGGCATCACGATCTGCTCCTGCGCGGCGACCAACGGCAGGTCGCGCGCGCCGTCCGCAGTCTGCTCGACCAAGGCGTATAGCGTTGCCGTGGCCAGCTCCAGAGCCTGCGGCAACGCCTGCCCGGCCAGCAACCGGCCCAACAACGTGGCCGAGAACACATCGCCCATGCCATTGGGCAATGGATGCAGCGCCAGGCGCGGGGTGCTCACCAGCCAGGCGCCCTCGCCGTTCACCGCCAGCGTGCCCAATTCGCTTTCAGGGATATCCGGCGTCGCCAGGCTGGTGACGATCACCACGTCAGGGCCTCGACCACGCAACTGCCGGGCGACTTTCACCGCCTCCTGCAAATTGGCCGGTTTAGAGCCCGTGAGCAGTTCGAACTCGAACTGGTTGGGCGTGATGATATTGGCGAAGGGAATCGCCTGATCACGGAGAAAATCGGGAATCGCCGGGTTGACGAACACGCCGCGCCCGACGTCGCCCATCACCGGGTCGCACAGGTAACGCACTGACGGGTTGTGCTGACGAATCTCGCCCACCGCCTCAAGAATCACCCGCCCCGTATCGGCATCGCCCAGGTAACCGGACAGCACCGCCGCCAGGCGCGGCAGCACCCCACGCTCACGCAGCCCCAACAGCACCTCGCGTACATGCTCGGCAGCGAACACCTGGCCGCGAAACTGGCCGTAACCGGTGTGGTTGGAGAACTGTACGGTGTGAAGCGGCAGCACCTCGAAGCCCAACCGCTGCAACGGAAAAACCGCAGCAGCATTGCCGACATGGCCCCAGGCGACATGCGACTGAATGGACAGAACGAGGGGCGGTAGCGTGGCGCTCATGACGATCTCTGCTGGCTGGGTACGACGAGGCGCAGATTATTCGCCAAGCGGCCCGGGCATACCACTACCTGTTCAAGCGCCGAACTGTTAGAGACGGTGCCTAGCGGCTGAGTTATGTCGCAACAGCTTGAACGCCTCACGCAAGCCAGAGATTTGAGGTGTGCTACCAAGACTTGCTGACACTCCGGACAATGCCCTCGAACCGGGCGCCCGACAGACGGTTGATTCACGCATTGACATATCGGTAAATGTCGATATTATCGCCGCCCATGGACCTGATCAATGTATTCAAAGCCCTCTCGAATCCCACCCGCCTTGGAATCCTCAAGGGGTTGAAGGATCCGGTGAAGAACTTTCCTCCCCAGGATGAAGGGGACGTTCATACCGTGGGCGTGTGCGTCAGCAGTATTCAGGAAGGTGTCGGTCTGTCGCAGTCGACGGTGTCCGACTACCTCGCGACGCTGCAACGAGTCGGTCTGGTCGAAGTCCGTCGGATCGGACAGTGGACCTACTACAAGCGCAATGAAGCCAATATCCGTGCTCTGGCCGAGCTGATAGGCAAGGAGCTGTAATTTTTTAACTTTGTATATCGATTATTCCCGATATCTCTTTTAGCCGAAACAAGGACTGACAATGGAGAGACCTTAGGCACAGGCGCGTAATTTTTTGCATCAGTATATCGAAAATTCTCTATATCCCTTTTTCCAGAAACAAGGAACCACACAATGAAAGCGCAAGTACTCAAATCCTTTGGCGGCCCTAACGCGTTCGAACTGAGCGAAGTGGCCAAACCCGTACCGCAGGCAGGACAAGTGTTGGTGCGGGTTCACGCAACCTCCATCAACCCACTGGATTACCAGGTACGTCGTGGTGACTACGTCGACTACGTGCCTCTCCCCGCCATTACCGGGCATGACGTCTCCGGCGTCGTCGAAGCGGTCGGCCCAGGTGTGACGAGCTTCGTGCCAGGCGATGAGGTCTGGTACACCACGCAGATTTTCGAAGGCGACGGCAGCTATGCCGAGTACCACGTTGCGTCCGAAAGCATCATCGGCAAGAAGCCGGCATCGCTGAGCCATCTCGAGGCGGCAAGCCTGACGCTGGTAGGCGGGACGGTCTGGGAAGCACTGATCGGGCGCGTATCGCTGAGGGTCGGGGAAAGCATTCTGATCCACGGCGGTGCGGGTGGCGTCGGCCATGTCGCGATCCAGGTGGCAAAAGCCATCGGCGCTCGGGTGTTCACCACCGTGCGCGAAGCGAACTTCGAGTTTGCCCGGGGTCTGGGTGCCGATGTGGTCATCGACTACGAACAAGAGGATTACGTTGACGCCGTCCTGCGGGAAACCGATGGCCACGGCGTCGATGTGATCTTCGACACCATCGGCGGCGACACCTTGACCCGTAGCCCCGACGCACTCGCCCAGCTCGGCCGTGTGGTTTCGATCGTGGACATCGCCAAGCCGCAGAACCTGATTCAGGCCTGGGGCAAGAACGCCAGTTACCACTTCGTCTTCACCCGCCAGAACCGCGGCAAGCTCGATGAACTGAAGGCATTGGTCGAGCGCGGCCAGTTGCGCCCCCATATTGGCGCGGTCTATTCGCTCGCTGATATCTCAAGCGCCCATGCGCTGCTGGAGACGCCCAACAACGGTCTTCGCGGCAAAGTCGCGATTGCCGTCGAGCCCTCGCTCGCCCCGTAAGTACATAGGTTCAACTACCAAAATGACTCTAGAGGAATACCGCAATGATTTATGAAATCGCCGTACTGCCTGTTCACAGTGCACAGATCGAACAGTTCAAACAAGCATTTGCCGAAGTGGTTCACTTGCTCCAACGCGCCAAGGGCTACCACGGCCATATGTTCGCGCAGGGAATCGAAAGCCCCGAGACGTTCAACCTGATCGTGCGTTGGGCTTCACTTGAGGACCATGCGCCGGGTTTCGAAGCGAGTGACGACCATCAGACCTTCATGCAGGGCCTGGAGGAATACTTCTCGCAAGAGCCGACTGTCTACCACATTCAGGGGGCCGCCTTTACCAATGGAAACGATCAGGCCTTCGATATTGCAGTGCCAAAAGCTTAAGCCTGCAGCCCTGACTTCGCCGCTACTCATGGCCACCATTTGATCTGACAGTATTTGAAATACAAGACTGTCAGATCAACTTACCTGAACACAATTCCGTCGTTTTGCTCCGAGAGTGAGTTGGCAACCACGCTCAACTCTCCTGGAGGCATTCGACATCCATTTAGCTTTTTCGGAATTTAAAGATGATCAGCAAACATGCAAAAAACCTGGCAAACATTTTAATTACCAGCCTTGCCTTGCTTCTATGCGGCAATGCACTCGCTGAAAGCCCGGCCACCACTTACAAGTATGGATTGAAACTTGATGTAGCCAAGGTTCTGTCCATATCAAAGCCCAAAACCCATACCTGCAAGCCTGTGGATCACCTGATGAAATACATAGACTCAGCTGGAAACATCCAGACCCTGAAATTCAAGGCTCTCTCTGATGCCTGCAGTAAAGGGCACTGACATAACGCCAGTGACGCCAAGGATGGCAATTTGCCGTGGAAATGAGCAAATGCGTACAACTTAGCGATCAACGCCTATGCAACCGTTCATTATTGGCAATCGCTCGCAATACTGGCATATAGCCGTCAAAGCCGCGTTATCATGCCCGCGCCAGCGTTCGGCATGACGACAAGGAGCAGTAGATGAGCGATTCGCGCCAGGCGGCCTTTGCCCGGGAATGCGACCTGATCATGAAAGGTGGCATAACCAGCGGCATCGTCTACCCGCTGGCCATCACCGAAATCGCCAAGGCGTTTCGCCTGCGCAGCATCGGCGGCACCAGCGCTGGTGCCATCGCCGCGGCTGCAGCGGCCGCTGCCGAACTGGGCCGCCAGCGCTATCAGCAGGGTGAGTTGAGCAGCGACCCAGCCGGCTTCGCGACAATCGAACGACTGCCTCAGCACCTCTGCGTGCCCGCAGCGAATGGCCATGGCACCAAACTGCTGGCGTTGTTCAAGCCTGCCCCGGCAGTGCGCGCCCTGTTCGATACCTTCATCGCCATCCTCGAGGTCAAGGGAAAAAGTCCCTGGACGCGGTTGTTCGCACCACTGAAGGTCATGCTCATGCGCCACAAGCTCGCCGCCCTGGTCGGCGCCCTGCTGGCAGGCGGGCCGCTGTGGTGGAGTGCTGCCAGCAGCGCCAGCGTGCTGGTTTGGCTCTGGGTCTTGCTGTTCGCAGCGCTGGGTGGCGTGCTCGCCGTGATCGTGCGCCTGGCCTTGGTGGCATCGCGTGAATTACCAGCGAGCGGTTTCGGCCTGTGCAGCGGCATGCCAGAGGCCGATGACGATGCCCCGGATGAAGCCCTTACCACCTGGCTGACCCAGTACTTCGATCAGCTCAGCGGTCAGCGCGAATACTGCGCCAGTCGGGCGGATGCCATCGAGTGCGAACGGCCATTGACCTTCGGCGACCTGCGTCGCCATGGCATCGACCTGCAGGTGATGACCACCTGCCTGAGCATGGCGCGGCCTTTCCGCCTGCCCTTTCGTGACGACGAGCAGGTACGCGAGAACAACCAGTTCCACTTCCGCCAGGAGGAGTTCGCGCGGCTATTCCCCCACCGCGTGGTGGCCTGGATGAGCGCTCACCAGCGCCCCGGCGATGATCGCGGCGACGGGTATCTGCGCCTGCCACTGCCCGATGACCTGCCGGTAATCGTGGCCGTACGCATGAGTCTGAGCTTTCCCCTGCTGCTCAGCGCCGTACCACTGCACGCCGTGGACTACCGCAAGAACGGGAAGAAGCTGGAGCGCTGCTGGTTCACCGATGGCGGCATCAGCTCGAACTTTCCCATCCACTTCTTCGATGCCGCGCTGCCCAGGCGCCCCACCTTCGGCCTCGATCTGGGACCGACCGATGGTGCCGACGAACAACGCGTGCGCTTCCCACGTAACAATGGCGATGCACGGCTAGCCTACTGGCGCCGTTTCCCGCAGAAGGGTTTGCCAGCCCTGCGCGGTTTCCTCGCCCTGCTCAGCAACGTCGCCAAGGACTGGAACCACGAAACCCTGTCGCTGATGCCCGGCTTTCGCGACCGTATCGGCCTGATCCAGCTGACCCGCGAAGAAGGCGGCCTCAACCTGACCATGCCCACCGAGCGCATCGAACGGCTGACCCGCTACGGACGCGAAGCCGGCCAGCAGTTCGTCCTGCGTTTCGGCGACCCGCAGCATTGGCAGCCGGGCGCCCAGGCCTCGCCAATGAACTGGGAGAACCACCAGATCATTCGTCTGCGCCTGCAACTGGCCAGCGTCGCCGAACAGCTGCAGAGCCTGGAAAGAGCCTGCCGCGAACTGCACGGCACCGAACAGGACTACCAGCGCTTCTTCACCGCCGATGCCAAACGCTACAGCTATCCCTTCAAAGGTCTTAGTGACCTGGAACAGGACCCGGACACTGGCCTGTACCGCACCCAGGCCGGCCTGGCCCAGGCCATGCTTGGCAAACTGCGGGAGATCGCCCAGATGATCGAACAGCACCCGGAAAGCCACCCGGCCAAGGGGGCGCCCAAACCCACGCCCGAACTCAAGCTGCGCCCACGCCTGTAGGCCGTCGACAAACAACAAGGCTCCCAGATGGGAGCCTTGTACGAACAGCGGCGGTGATCAGCTACCCGGATGGGCGTAGGCCTCTTCGAAGAAGTAGTCCTTCCAGGACGCCGCCTTGTTCTTCAGCACCCCCAGCTCATGCAGCTGCTCGGCATAGATGAAGGTGCGCTGCGGCGAGATGGTGAAGTCGTTTTCCGGGTCCTCGATGATCTTCTTCACGAAGTCCAGCGGCAGCTTGGAGTTCTCCACACGGATGTAAGTCTCTGCCGCGGCGGCCTTGTCGGCCTTGATGATCTGCTCGGCTTCCACCAGCGCGTCATAGAAGGCCTTGTAGGTCTTGGGATTCTCGTCATGGAATTTCTCGGTGGCATAGAGCACGTTGAACGTAGCCTGGCCGCCGAGAATGTCGTAGCTGCTGATCAGTTTGTGCACCTTGGGGTTCTCCAGCGCCTGGTACTGGAATGGCGGGCTGGAAAAATGCGCGGTGATTTCCGAGCCGCCCTTGATCAGCGCGGCCGTGGCGTCCGGATGCGGCAGGCTGACGGAAATATTGTCGAAACGCTGGAAATCGTCCTTGCCATACAGTTTGGCGGTCTCGATCTGCAGGGTGCGCGACTGGAAGCCGACGCCGGCGGCCGGCACGGCGATGCGATCCTTCTCGGACAGATCGTCCAGCGTCTTCACCTCTTCACGGTTGCTCAACAGGTAGTTGGGCAGCGAGCCAAGCGAGGCGACCGCCTTGACGTTCTGCCGACCATGGGTGCGATCCCAGACGGTCAGCATCGGCGGCACTCCCGCCGAGACCACGTCGATGGCGCCAGCCAGCAGCGCCTCGTTCATGGCGGTGGCCCCGGAGATGGTGCGCCACTCGACCTCCACCTTGTCCAGCCCCTGGGCCTTGGCATGCTTCTCGATCAGTTGCTGATCCTTGACCACGTGCAGCACCAGGTAACCGATGCCGAACTGCTGGGCGATGCTGATCTTGCCTTCGGCCTGCGCGGCCAGCGGAGTTGCCAATGCGCCGAGCAAGCCCAGTGCGGCGGCCAGACGGCCGAATGTGAAGGTGTTGGTCATGGTCGTTTCTCGTTATGTGATCAGTGAATTATTCGTGTGTAGGTGGGCCAGGCGGTGATCCGACCCCGTATGTAGGGTGGGCTTCAGCCCACCGGCGGTGCGTCCAGTTGGTGGGCTAAAACGGATCGCCGCCCGGCCCACCCTACGATTCGGACCGCACAGGTGGATCGGTGACGTGGCCCCCTACGTATCAACGCTGCATCCCCCAACGTTTCACGGTCACCCGCTCCACCGTGGCGAACACCAGGTTCTCCACCAGCAGGCCGATCAGGATCACCGCCGCCAGGCCAGCGAAGACCTTGTCGGTGTACAGCTCGTTGCGGTTCTGGAAGATGTACCAGCCCAGGCCGCCCTTGCCGCTGGAGGCGCCGAACACCAGTTCGGCGGCGATCAGGGTGCGCCAGGCGAAGGCCCAGCCGATCTTCAGGCCCGCCAGGATCGACGGCAGCGCCGCCGGGATCAGGATGAACAGCACGAAGCGCAGGCCCCTTAGGCCGTAGTTGCGCCCGGCCATGCGCTGAGTCTCCGACACGCCGAGAAACCCGGCGTAGGTATTGAGCGCCAGCGCCCACAGCACCGAATGCACCAGCACGAAGATCAGGCTGTTCTCGCCCAGACCGAACCACAATAGCGACAGCGGCAGCAGCGCGATGGCCGGCAGCGGGTTGAACATCGAAGTCAGGGTCGACAACAGATCGCGCCCCAGCTGGGTCGACACCGCCAGGGTGGTCAGCAGGAAGGCCAGGCCAATACCGAGCAGGTAGCCCTTGACCAGCACCGACAGCGAGATCACCACCTTCTCC
Proteins encoded in this window:
- a CDS encoding FecCD family ABC transporter permease, whose product is MNISSSRPLLAPAGHYLLRLGGYSLLLHRRSMIVALFLSLLLVAVATWILAAGDDTLTPSKALQAAFGQGEALQVFLIQELRLPRLIAGLLSGAALGAAGCLLQTLARNRLATPGVIGIDNGATAFAVASIVAVPTSLAPSALALSGAATAAVLTFALAAGGGARGYRFIVVGIAIGALFGALTNLMLARSDMDAANAAYPWTVGSLNARPADSVLLLGIGLAVGLPLAKLLVNALSLMRFSDNVAIGLGVRLQRMRLLTLALCVWLTALAVAVVGPVGLIALAAPEMARHLGNRHGVPVLNAALSGALMMILADWLGRTLLAPIEIPVGIIAAVVGGPYLLWILLRQAPRSST
- the pdxY gene encoding pyridoxal kinase PdxY; protein product: MSATLPPLVLSIQSHVAWGHVGNAAAVFPLQRLGFEVLPLHTVQFSNHTGYGQFRGQVFAAEHVREVLLGLRERGVLPRLAAVLSGYLGDADTGRVILEAVGEIRQHNPSVRYLCDPVMGDVGRGVFVNPAIPDFLRDQAIPFANIITPNQFEFELLTGSKPANLQEAVKVARQLRGRGPDVVIVTSLATPDIPESELGTLAVNGEGAWLVSTPRLALHPLPNGMGDVFSATLLGRLLAGQALPQALELATATLYALVEQTADGARDLPLVAAQEQIVMPGKRFVARQLSMG
- a CDS encoding zinc-dependent alcohol dehydrogenase family protein, which codes for MKAQVLKSFGGPNAFELSEVAKPVPQAGQVLVRVHATSINPLDYQVRRGDYVDYVPLPAITGHDVSGVVEAVGPGVTSFVPGDEVWYTTQIFEGDGSYAEYHVASESIIGKKPASLSHLEAASLTLVGGTVWEALIGRVSLRVGESILIHGGAGGVGHVAIQVAKAIGARVFTTVREANFEFARGLGADVVIDYEQEDYVDAVLRETDGHGVDVIFDTIGGDTLTRSPDALAQLGRVVSIVDIAKPQNLIQAWGKNASYHFVFTRQNRGKLDELKALVERGQLRPHIGAVYSLADISSAHALLETPNNGLRGKVAIAVEPSLAP
- a CDS encoding ABC transporter permease, with amino-acid sequence MSLSPARREEYEIPLQPLPDLKLERELPLAQRLWQQGWLRKTLILLALALIWELAARYQGNDLLLPSFLQTAKAFFEGIGTGELLEKVVISLSVLVKGYLLGIGLAFLLTTLAVSTQLGRDLLSTLTSMFNPLPAIALLPLSLLWFGLGENSLIFVLVHSVLWALALNTYAGFLGVSETQRMAGRNYGLRGLRFVLFILIPAALPSILAGLKIGWAFAWRTLIAAELVFGASSGKGGLGWYIFQNRNELYTDKVFAGLAAVILIGLLVENLVFATVERVTVKRWGMQR
- a CDS encoding ABC transporter ATP-binding protein → MTLLSSLLGDARQSDVRLEARNLSLGYAQTRIIEDLNLLMPSGQVSAIVGPNGCGKSTLLAGLARLHKPISGSVLLDGKAIGSLPSREVARRLALLPQDASAPDGLTVSELIRFGRQPHQSLLRQWSEEDQAIVDAALAAADLIELADRPLESMSGGQRQRAWIAMAIAQATPLLLLDEPTSALDLGHQIEVFELIRQLAAAGKTIVMVVHDLSSACRYADHLIAMHQGRIVASGRPNEIVTSALVERLYGVRCTLLRDPMSGTPVIAGVSRLQP
- a CDS encoding ArsR/SmtB family transcription factor; the protein is MDLINVFKALSNPTRLGILKGLKDPVKNFPPQDEGDVHTVGVCVSSIQEGVGLSQSTVSDYLATLQRVGLVEVRRIGQWTYYKRNEANIRALAELIGKEL
- a CDS encoding ABC transporter substrate-binding protein, which gives rise to MTNTFTFGRLAAALGLLGALATPLAAQAEGKISIAQQFGIGYLVLHVVKDQQLIEKHAKAQGLDKVEVEWRTISGATAMNEALLAGAIDVVSAGVPPMLTVWDRTHGRQNVKAVASLGSLPNYLLSNREEVKTLDDLSEKDRIAVPAAGVGFQSRTLQIETAKLYGKDDFQRFDNISVSLPHPDATAALIKGGSEITAHFSSPPFQYQALENPKVHKLISSYDILGGQATFNVLYATEKFHDENPKTYKAFYDALVEAEQIIKADKAAAAETYIRVENSKLPLDFVKKIIEDPENDFTISPQRTFIYAEQLHELGVLKNKAASWKDYFFEEAYAHPGS
- a CDS encoding ABC transporter substrate-binding protein codes for the protein MSICSQLQRTAATITTSLLLALPLHASERTLDSAYGPVTISGTVQRVVALGDSALDAALSLGVQPVGTLASRGGDDVPDYLKTTAGKITLVGSVREPNLEAILRLRPDLVLASSDLSRDLYAKLSLMAPTVVPAGNSFQDWRETYMTYAQALGKQEEGQQRLAEIEKRSAELRQRLPQGQAVSVVRWNPQGPVIMSSHLFVGQLLKDLGLRANELAAAQAQKPHSDVLSLENLSRINADWIFLATLNPDGRKALEDARKQPAFTRLSAVADGHVVTVDGQIWSSSSGYLAAQRVLDDVEKALLD
- a CDS encoding patatin-like phospholipase family protein — protein: MSDSRQAAFARECDLIMKGGITSGIVYPLAITEIAKAFRLRSIGGTSAGAIAAAAAAAAELGRQRYQQGELSSDPAGFATIERLPQHLCVPAANGHGTKLLALFKPAPAVRALFDTFIAILEVKGKSPWTRLFAPLKVMLMRHKLAALVGALLAGGPLWWSAASSASVLVWLWVLLFAALGGVLAVIVRLALVASRELPASGFGLCSGMPEADDDAPDEALTTWLTQYFDQLSGQREYCASRADAIECERPLTFGDLRRHGIDLQVMTTCLSMARPFRLPFRDDEQVRENNQFHFRQEEFARLFPHRVVAWMSAHQRPGDDRGDGYLRLPLPDDLPVIVAVRMSLSFPLLLSAVPLHAVDYRKNGKKLERCWFTDGGISSNFPIHFFDAALPRRPTFGLDLGPTDGADEQRVRFPRNNGDARLAYWRRFPQKGLPALRGFLALLSNVAKDWNHETLSLMPGFRDRIGLIQLTREEGGLNLTMPTERIERLTRYGREAGQQFVLRFGDPQHWQPGAQASPMNWENHQIIRLRLQLASVAEQLQSLERACRELHGTEQDYQRFFTADAKRYSYPFKGLSDLEQDPDTGLYRTQAGLAQAMLGKLREIAQMIEQHPESHPAKGAPKPTPELKLRPRL
- a CDS encoding DUF2790 domain-containing protein; this translates as MISKHAKNLANILITSLALLLCGNALAESPATTYKYGLKLDVAKVLSISKPKTHTCKPVDHLMKYIDSAGNIQTLKFKALSDACSKGH
- a CDS encoding antibiotic biosynthesis monooxygenase family protein; translated protein: MIYEIAVLPVHSAQIEQFKQAFAEVVHLLQRAKGYHGHMFAQGIESPETFNLIVRWASLEDHAPGFEASDDHQTFMQGLEEYFSQEPTVYHIQGAAFTNGNDQAFDIAVPKA
- a CDS encoding FecCD family ABC transporter permease; this translates as MLAARLSVPQALSYAALCLLLLCVASLLLGAGDIGILPSLQALLGGSDDDARFIVFELRWVRTELALLVGLALGAAGVLLQAVTRNPLAEPGLLGVSAGASFAVVLAINLGASAASMHLGVAMLGALVGCVLVLLVTRMRGVGDDPVRLVLAGAAFSGILGALSSLLLLWDQRTADEMRFWVIGALAGRPLDTLDWSLPGLLGGLLMALLVVRPLAALALGERVASGLGHHPQLTRLGTLLAVAILVGTATAAAGPIAFIGLIVPYIARRLVGSDIRRTLGLSMLLGPCVLLLADVISRLLVRPYELPVGVVTAFVGAPILIAVVRNHRLPTL